One Helianthus annuus cultivar XRQ/B chromosome 7, HanXRQr2.0-SUNRISE, whole genome shotgun sequence genomic region harbors:
- the LOC110866984 gene encoding uncharacterized protein LOC110866984 — translation MEKALEQYGVTHRLSTAYHPQTNGQVENANRGVKRILEKTVGKSRKYWSDKLDDALWAFRTAYKTPLGTTPFMIVYGKACHLLVELEHRAFCALKTVNLDLTPAARRRYFQIHELESLRDAAYERSWSIKGKTKALHDRKLKGLKEFKVGDKELFYNSRFKLLPGKLKSKWTGPYVVKEVFPHGAIEL, via the coding sequence ATGGAGAAAGCATTGGAGCAATATGGAGTTACTCATCGTTTATCTACTGCGTACCATCCACAAACAAACGGTCAAGTAGAAAATGCGAATAGGGGAGTGAAGAGGATTCTTGAGAAGACGGTAGGGAAGAGTCGTAAGTATTGGTCGGACAAGCTTGATGATGCTTTGTGGGCATTCCGTACCGCCTACAAAACACCTTTAGGGACCACACCGTTTATGATAGTCTATGGCAAAGCTTGCCATCTCCTGGTAGAATTAGAGCACCGAGCGTTTTGTGCTCTTAAAACCGTGAATTTAGATCTTACTCCCGCGGCTAGGAGAAGGTATTTCCAAATCCATGAGTTAGAATCCCTTAGAGATGCGGCGTATGAGCGTTCTTGGAGTATCAAAGGGAAAACGAAAGCGTTGCATGATAGAAAGCTTAAAGGGTTGAAGGAGTTTAAAGTTGGTGACAAAGAGCTCTTTTACAATTCGAGGTTTAAGTTGCTTCCCGGAAAGTTGAAGTCGAAGTGGACGGGACCGTATGTTGTGAAGGAAGTGTTTCCGCATGGTGCGATTGAGCTATAA